The Candidatus Krumholzibacteriota bacterium genome contains a region encoding:
- a CDS encoding C69 family dipeptidase: MKTTTAIALALVLTATLAAAPAAACTNFLVTKKASADGSTMITYAADSHELYGELYH, encoded by the coding sequence ATGAAGACCACGACGGCGATCGCCCTCGCACTCGTTTTGACGGCGACGCTCGCCGCCGCGCCCGCCGCGGCATGCACCAATTTTCTCGTCACGAAGAAAGCGTCGGCCGACGGCTCGACGATGATCACCTACGCCGCCGATTCGCACGAGCTCTACGGCGAGCTCTACCAC